In Indicator indicator isolate 239-I01 chromosome 28, UM_Iind_1.1, whole genome shotgun sequence, one DNA window encodes the following:
- the ENTPD2 gene encoding ectonucleoside triphosphate diphosphohydrolase 2 — translation MARRVAAVLLLLALGCLLGILLLGFGSGDTRGPPGFKYGIVLDAGSSHTAMFVYKWPADKENDTGVVSEHSMCDVQGPGISSYSSNPPAAGTSLVHCLTQALQDVPKEKHAGTPLYLGATAGMRLLNIANPQASDAVLSAVAATLKSYPFDFRGAKILSGEEEGVFGWVTANYLLENFIKRGWLGEWIQPQKKTLGAMDFGGASTQITFETRDIIEDPRNEVMLKLYGQEYKVYTHSFLCYGRDQVLKRLLSKLFQAESYQATISHPCWPTGYQKSLWLSSVYDSPCTEKERPSLALNTTVNVAGTGNSSLCALHLSKLFNFTICSFSRCSFGDTFQPEVSGKFIAFSAFFYTVDFIQTVMGKPVRMPSDLKDAAETICATSWSELLQKAPNLEKRLPDYCAVSTFIYLLTTKGYNFNNHSFPNIAFQKKAGETSIGWALGYMLNLTNMIPAEKPSSHKSMLYNYWVLLILLFVVSTLTSLMTAVCLLRRSKSLTI, via the exons TATGGCATCGTGCTGGACGCCGGCTCCTCCCACACTGCCATGTTCGTCTACAAGTGGCCTGCAGACAAGGAGAACGACACCGGCGTGGTCAGCGAGCACAGCATGTGTGACGTGCAGG GTCCCGGAATCTCCAGCTACAGCTCCAACCCTCCAGCTGCCGGGACGAGCTTGGTGCACTGCCTGACCCAGGCTCTGCAGGACGTGCCCAAGGAGAAGCACGCGGGAACCCCGCTCTACCTGGGTGCCACAGCTGGCATGCGCCTGCTCAA CATCGCGAACCCGCAGGCTTCGGATGCCGTTCTCAGCGCTGTGGCAGCCACGCTGAAGTCCTACCCCTTCGATTTCCGGGGGGCAAAGATCCTGtcaggggaagaggaaggggtcTTCGGCTGGGTCACTGCAAACTACCTCCTGGAGAACTTCATCAAG CGTGGGTGGCTTGGGGAATGGATCCAGCCCCAGAAGAAGACCCTGGGAGCCATGGACTTTGGAGGTGCTTCCACACAGATCACCTTTGAAACCAGGGACATCATCGAAGACCCCAGAAACGAGGTGATGCTGAAGCTGTATGGCCAGGAATACAAAGTGTACAcccacagcttcctctgctATGGAAGGGACCAGGTCCTCAAGAGGCTGCTCTCAAAGCTCTTCCAG GCTGAGAGCTACCAAGCAACCATCTCCCATCCCTGCTGGCCCACAGGCTACCAGaagagcctgtggctgagcagtgTCTATGACAGCCCCTGCACAGAGAAGGAGAGGCCAAGCCTTGCCCTCAACACCACTGTCAATGTGGCTGGCACTGGGAACAGCAGCCTTTGTGCTCTGCACCTCAGCAAGCTCTTTAACTTCACCATCTGTTCCTTCTCTCGCTGCTCCTTTGGTGACACTTTCCAGCCAGAGGTTTCAGGCAAATTCATT GCCTTCTCTGCCTTCTTCTACACGGTGGACTTCATTCAGACAGTGATGGGGAAACCTGTGCGCATGCCTAGTGACCTGAAGGATGCTGCTGAGACCATCTGTGCCAccagctggagtgag CTGCTCCAGAAAGCTcccaacctggagaagaggctgccagATTACTGCGCTGTCAGCACCTTCATTTATTTGCTCACCACAAAGGGCTACAACTTCAACAACCATTCCTTCCCCAACATTGCCTTCCAGAAGAAG GCAGGAGAAACCTCCATCGGCTGGGCCCTGGGCTACATGCTGAACCTCACCAACATGATCCCAGCAGAGAAGCCCTCCTCCCACAAAAGCATGCTGTACAACTACTGGGTCCTTCTCATCCTGCTCTTCGTGGTCAGCACGCTGACATCTCTGATGACTGCCGTCTGCCTGCTCCGGCGCAGCAAGTCCCTCACGATCTGa